A single Campylobacter concisus DNA region contains:
- a CDS encoding menaquinone biosynthesis decarboxylase, with translation MDYIKLLKENNLLRIIDEPTDIDLEIAHASYIEVKREGSQALLFTNPVCKKTRRKFAPVLTNIYGSKRTLELIFGLKPDEIAEEIEKLLKPKKPENFKEKLDFLAYLFSMRKIFTKRLKGEGECQQVKFIGEDADLLSLPALKTWPHDGGAFITMGQVYTQSLDGNLQNLGMYRLQIYDKNHLGMHWQIHKDGANFFHEYKRAGKKMPVSVAIGGDPLYIWCGQAPLPKGIFELLLYGFIRKEPAKLVKSLTNEIYVPYDADYVIEGFVDTTKCELEGPFGDHTGFYTPIEPFPVMDVTVITSKREPIFHATVVGKPPLEDKYMGWATERVFLPLLRTTVPELLDYNMPENGVFHNLILAKINTLYPAHAKQAMHAFWGVGQMSFVKHAIFVGADAPELKDYDEITSFVLNRFGSQSVLISQGVCDQLDHASPNSCFGGKLGVDATQDFCKFSPVVLSDSELLAKFQSVTPNVKELKQFKMVTKTPICVVKFEKDCVVKELFDKLLTFREFFKLLIVVDMQNHLENPYMLLWRVTNNIDALRDIFIDGENFCVDATSKDEREGYTRGWPLQTDCDCEVVADLVKRSIVKDEPELFKKFEIFG, from the coding sequence ATGGACTACATCAAGCTTTTAAAAGAAAATAATCTGCTTCGTATTATCGACGAGCCAACAGATATTGATCTTGAGATCGCGCATGCAAGCTATATCGAGGTCAAGCGTGAGGGCTCGCAAGCGCTACTTTTTACAAACCCAGTCTGTAAAAAAACTAGGCGTAAATTTGCCCCAGTGCTTACAAATATCTATGGCTCAAAACGCACACTTGAGCTGATATTTGGGCTAAAGCCTGATGAGATAGCAGAAGAGATAGAAAAGCTTTTAAAGCCTAAAAAACCTGAAAATTTTAAAGAAAAGCTTGATTTTTTAGCCTATCTTTTTAGCATGAGAAAAATTTTTACTAAGAGATTAAAAGGTGAGGGTGAGTGCCAGCAGGTGAAATTTATAGGTGAGGATGCTGATTTGCTATCGCTTCCAGCACTAAAGACATGGCCACATGATGGTGGCGCTTTTATTACGATGGGGCAGGTTTATACGCAAAGCTTGGATGGAAATTTGCAAAATTTAGGCATGTACCGCCTACAAATTTATGACAAAAACCACCTTGGCATGCATTGGCAGATCCACAAAGACGGCGCAAATTTCTTTCACGAATACAAGCGTGCAGGTAAAAAAATGCCAGTCTCTGTAGCCATTGGCGGCGATCCACTCTACATCTGGTGTGGTCAAGCACCGCTTCCAAAGGGAATTTTTGAACTTTTGCTTTATGGTTTTATTCGCAAAGAGCCAGCAAAGCTTGTAAAGTCGCTAACTAATGAAATTTATGTCCCGTACGATGCCGACTATGTGATCGAGGGCTTTGTGGATACGACTAAGTGTGAGCTTGAAGGTCCATTTGGCGATCATACCGGCTTTTATACGCCTATCGAGCCTTTTCCGGTGATGGACGTAACGGTGATAACTAGTAAGCGTGAGCCGATATTTCACGCGACTGTGGTTGGAAAGCCGCCACTTGAGGATAAATATATGGGCTGGGCGACTGAGCGAGTTTTTTTGCCGCTTTTGCGAACGACCGTGCCCGAGCTTTTAGACTACAATATGCCTGAAAATGGCGTTTTTCACAACCTAATCTTAGCCAAGATAAATACGCTCTATCCAGCTCATGCAAAGCAGGCTATGCACGCATTTTGGGGCGTTGGACAGATGAGTTTTGTAAAACATGCCATTTTTGTTGGAGCCGATGCGCCTGAACTTAAAGATTATGATGAAATTACTAGCTTTGTTTTAAATCGTTTTGGTAGTCAGAGTGTGCTAATAAGCCAAGGTGTGTGCGATCAGCTTGATCATGCTAGTCCAAATTCGTGTTTTGGTGGCAAACTCGGCGTAGATGCGACGCAAGACTTTTGTAAATTTAGCCCTGTGGTTTTAAGCGACAGCGAGCTTTTGGCTAAATTTCAAAGCGTTACGCCAAATGTAAAAGAGCTTAAGCAGTTTAAAATGGTTACCAAAACACCTATTTGTGTGGTGAAATTTGAAAAAGATTGTGTGGTAAAAGAGCTTTTTGACAAGCTTTTGACATTTAGAGAATTTTTCAAACTCCTTATCGTTGTGGATATGCAAAATCACCTTGAAAACCCATATATGCTACTTTGGCGTGTGACAAATAATATCGATGCTTTACGTGATATTTTCATAGATGGTGAAAATTTCTGCGTAGATGCCACTAGCAAAGATGAGCGCGAAGGATATACTAGAGGCTGGCCGCTACAAACGGATTGTGACTGCGAAGTAGTTGCTGATCTAGTTAAGCGCAGCATAGTAAAAGACGAGCCAGAGTTATTTAAAAAATTTGAAATATTTGGCTAG
- a CDS encoding NUDIX hydrolase → MDTTITNLEILPLGESKYLKPFKMKFMQNGIQRDWDCVKVMNSVSIFLYHEQKDAFLFVKQFRPAVWYSQEKEGIKTNEQGFTYELCAGLMDKGLSEEQTAREEAIEEVGYELKEIERITMTYGAFGFGGNMQTMFYAKIDESMKVNSGGGVDGEDIELVFIKREDMMEFAFDESKVKGFGLIFAYLWWEKFKS, encoded by the coding sequence ATGGATACTACTATAACTAATTTAGAAATTCTGCCTCTTGGCGAGTCAAAATATTTAAAGCCATTTAAGATGAAATTTATGCAAAATGGCATCCAAAGAGACTGGGATTGCGTCAAGGTGATGAATAGCGTTAGTATTTTTTTATATCACGAGCAAAAAGATGCCTTTTTATTTGTAAAGCAGTTTCGTCCTGCTGTTTGGTACTCACAAGAAAAAGAAGGCATCAAAACAAATGAGCAAGGCTTTACTTATGAGCTTTGCGCAGGGCTTATGGATAAAGGACTTAGCGAAGAGCAAACAGCTAGAGAAGAAGCGATCGAAGAAGTGGGCTATGAGCTAAAAGAGATAGAGCGTATTACGATGACATACGGTGCTTTTGGCTTTGGAGGTAATATGCAAACGATGTTTTACGCAAAGATCGATGAGAGCATGAAGGTAAATTCTGGTGGTGGCGTCGACGGCGAAGATATCGAGCTTGTTTTCATAAAGCGAGAAGATATGATGGAATTTGCCTTCGACGAGAGCAAAGTCAAAGGCTTTGGGCTTATCTTTGCTTATTTGTGGTGGGAGAAATTTAAAAGCTAA